The following are encoded in a window of bacterium genomic DNA:
- a CDS encoding IPT/TIG domain-containing protein, which yields MRLKDYNRKPKAGNWMLLLMVAMAALLVVPASAFAQGSIFGTVQNSNLSVPADGEISFFGFLDDTDEEIRIELSDGAGYQSGNWFDDFQNYLTEAAGNPYDYYFVNTTNGQIYHLANSIPNNSFQQENIVLAAGALPARPTNVTARAISSTKMLVIWSGSAGSTYHVYRRLSSSNGSFFRVDNPAGSLANAGVVDTFFVDATVDGASSYTYVVIAQNAGQYSAHSALASASAGLLTAPIVTSIAPATGPSVGGTAVTIFGSGFDNSGVTVTIDGNPAASVAVVSAGRITAVTPSGVGPADVVVSNNSAALAGTLPNGFNYFANTAPVANAGPDQLGRFKNTLITLTGLGSTDVDLDSLTYNWLQTSGPAVILSSGTAAQPTFTANANGDYFFRLVVNDGVTNSIPDTVRVQVVERAPVLAAIGPRNVIEGANLNFIATAADADGTTPVMSAINLPLNATFINNGNGTGTFNFNPTFVQAGVYNVTFIASDGILADSEVVAITVNEAGNQRPVLAAIGPRNITEGLNLNFNTSASDPDATTPTFSAVGIPANATYVDNGNGTATFNFNPNFTQAGVFNVTFIATDGTLADSEVVAITVIDSGNQRPVLAAIGPRSVTEGANLNFIATATDPDATTPTLTAVNVPLNATFVDNGNGSGTFNFNPSFVQSGIFNVTFIASDGGLADSEVVAITVNDAGNQRPVLAAIGPQLVNEGANLNFNASAIDPDGTTPTLTATGLPVGATFNNNGDGTGTFNFSPTFAQSGIYNVTFIATDGVLADSEVVAVSVNDAGNQAPVLTTIGPRNVNEGAVLNFNINAGDPDSSIPTLSAVGVPTNASFVDNGNGTGTFNFAPDFTQAGVFNVTFIASDGFLADSEVVAVTVNEMNRPPVLAAIGAQNVTEGVLLSFSATATDLDATIPTLTAVNLPLNATFVDNANGSGSFNFTPGFNQAGVFNVTFIASDGLLADSEVVAITVIDAGNQRPVLATIGNRAIQEGNVLQFRLSATDGDGAIPSLAAFTIPANAIFVDSTNGAGSFTFSPNFNQAGSLQRVVRCQ from the coding sequence GTGCGGTTGAAAGACTATAATCGCAAACCAAAAGCAGGCAATTGGATGCTCCTGCTAATGGTAGCGATGGCTGCGCTGCTGGTAGTACCGGCGTCGGCCTTCGCGCAGGGTTCGATATTTGGTACAGTCCAAAATTCCAATCTTTCGGTTCCGGCGGATGGGGAAATCTCATTCTTTGGATTCCTTGATGACACCGACGAAGAGATTCGCATCGAATTGTCGGATGGTGCCGGTTATCAGAGCGGAAACTGGTTTGATGATTTTCAGAATTATCTGACCGAAGCCGCCGGTAATCCCTACGATTACTATTTCGTCAACACGACGAATGGCCAGATATATCATCTTGCCAACAGCATTCCGAACAACAGTTTCCAACAAGAGAATATTGTGTTGGCAGCAGGGGCGCTTCCGGCAAGACCGACGAACGTGACGGCACGGGCGATATCCAGTACAAAGATGTTGGTAATTTGGTCGGGCTCTGCCGGATCGACTTATCACGTTTATCGCCGCCTCTCGAGCTCGAACGGATCCTTCTTCCGTGTGGACAACCCGGCTGGAAGCTTGGCCAATGCCGGTGTAGTCGATACATTTTTCGTGGATGCCACTGTTGATGGCGCGTCATCTTATACCTACGTCGTCATCGCTCAGAATGCCGGTCAGTACTCAGCACATTCTGCGCTGGCATCAGCAAGCGCTGGATTGCTGACTGCACCGATCGTAACTTCCATAGCTCCCGCGACCGGACCTTCGGTTGGTGGAACTGCCGTCACAATTTTCGGCTCCGGTTTTGACAATTCCGGTGTAACAGTGACAATTGACGGCAATCCGGCTGCTTCGGTAGCAGTCGTGTCCGCTGGCCGTATTACTGCGGTAACGCCCTCCGGTGTCGGGCCGGCTGATGTTGTTGTTAGCAACAATTCAGCGGCACTTGCCGGGACACTTCCCAATGGATTTAATTACTTTGCCAATACAGCGCCGGTTGCTAATGCCGGACCTGACCAATTGGGAAGATTTAAGAATACACTGATTACACTCACCGGTCTTGGATCGACCGACGTTGATCTGGACAGCTTGACCTACAACTGGTTGCAGACCTCGGGACCCGCAGTGATTCTCTCGAGTGGGACCGCAGCTCAACCGACATTCACCGCAAATGCAAATGGCGATTATTTCTTCCGCCTGGTAGTGAACGATGGAGTAACGAATTCTATTCCTGACACGGTCCGTGTGCAAGTTGTGGAGCGTGCTCCGGTACTTGCGGCAATTGGACCGCGCAACGTAATTGAAGGCGCCAATCTCAACTTTATCGCAACAGCCGCTGATGCCGATGGCACGACTCCTGTCATGTCGGCGATAAATCTGCCGCTCAATGCGACATTCATCAACAACGGCAACGGTACCGGTACATTCAATTTCAATCCGACATTCGTTCAAGCAGGCGTTTACAACGTCACGTTCATCGCCTCTGACGGAATCCTTGCGGACTCTGAAGTTGTGGCAATTACCGTTAATGAGGCCGGAAATCAACGACCGGTTCTTGCGGCAATTGGTCCACGTAATATCACTGAAGGTTTGAACCTGAATTTCAATACCAGTGCGTCTGATCCGGATGCAACGACTCCAACATTCAGTGCGGTCGGTATTCCCGCCAACGCGACCTACGTCGATAACGGCAACGGGACAGCGACATTTAACTTCAATCCGAACTTTACCCAAGCCGGTGTGTTCAATGTCACGTTCATCGCAACTGACGGAACACTTGCCGATTCTGAAGTTGTGGCTATAACGGTCATTGACAGCGGCAACCAACGGCCAGTTTTGGCGGCTATCGGTCCGCGCAGTGTGACTGAAGGTGCCAATTTGAACTTCATTGCCACTGCAACTGATCCAGATGCAACGACTCCGACGCTGACAGCAGTCAACGTACCGCTCAATGCGACGTTTGTTGACAACGGTAACGGCAGCGGCACATTCAATTTCAATCCGAGCTTTGTGCAATCTGGAATTTTCAATGTGACGTTTATTGCCAGTGACGGCGGACTCGCCGATAGCGAAGTCGTGGCGATCACTGTCAACGATGCCGGCAATCAAAGACCGGTTCTTGCGGCTATTGGACCACAACTGGTCAATGAAGGCGCCAATCTGAATTTCAATGCCAGCGCAATTGATCCCGATGGTACAACGCCGACACTCACGGCAACGGGATTGCCCGTCGGTGCAACATTCAACAACAACGGTGATGGCACTGGCACTTTCAATTTTTCGCCGACATTCGCGCAGTCGGGCATCTACAATGTGACATTTATCGCAACTGACGGTGTGCTTGCCGATAGCGAGGTTGTTGCAGTCAGTGTCAATGATGCCGGAAATCAGGCGCCGGTTCTTACAACAATTGGACCGCGCAACGTCAATGAGGGCGCGGTTTTGAACTTCAACATCAACGCCGGTGACCCCGATTCGAGCATTCCGACATTGTCGGCCGTCGGCGTTCCTACCAATGCCAGTTTTGTCGATAACGGCAACGGAACCGGAACATTCAACTTTGCGCCGGACTTTACTCAGGCCGGCGTGTTCAATGTTACGTTCATAGCATCTGACGGCTTCTTGGCAGATTCCGAAGTAGTAGCCGTAACTGTCAACGAGATGAATCGTCCGCCAGTGCTCGCAGCAATTGGCGCACAGAACGTTACTGAAGGCGTGTTGCTGAGCTTTAGTGCGACTGCAACTGACCTTGATGCGACAATTCCGACGTTGACAGCCGTGAACCTTCCACTGAATGCAACCTTTGTTGACAATGCCAACGGCAGCGGTTCGTTCAATTTCACTCCCGGGTTCAATCAGGCGGGAGTCTTCAATGTGACATTCATCGCTTCCGATGGCTTGTTGGCCGATTCGGAAGTTGTCGCGATTACTGTAATCGACGCTGGAAACCAACGACCGGTTTTGGCGACAATCGGTAACCGGGCGATTCAGGAAGGCAATGTCCTTCAGTTCCGCTTAAGCGCAACTGACGGCGACGGCGCAATTCCCTCGTTGGCGGCATTCACGATTCCTGCCAATGCGATATTTGTAGACTCCACCAACGGAGCAGGTTCATTCACATTCTCGCCGAACTTCAACCAGGCGGGGAGTTTACAACGTGTTGTTCGTTGCCAGTGA